A window from Candidatus Bathyarchaeota archaeon encodes these proteins:
- a CDS encoding AbrB/MazE/SpoVT family DNA-binding domain-containing protein, which yields MELRKVQETADGTYFVTLPKHWAKRFNIHRGSLVYIHERENGAVMVTPYSVPEREVKAVVLEPSPIIERLIGENYLLGADVIEVRSPKVISSEIRDRVKRILKRFVGLEIVEEDSKKIVIQCLLEPSMLMPEKVLRRIHLISLEMEKDAVESLLSSDVELAETVVERDEEVDRLYFLIVRLVRAALSQPSLGEKLSITPIECLDYRLLASLLEHFADHAASIGAIAASNLRHGLHGEPRETLKRIGESIYSFYNEAFAAFLRRDLPLAESTAKECKGIKEDLARFEEHLLQLDKEAREKLTSAVIALNSMCGICVDIADLTRAR from the coding sequence TTGGAGCTTAGGAAGGTTCAGGAGACGGCCGATGGAACCTACTTCGTAACCCTACCCAAGCACTGGGCTAAGAGGTTTAACATCCATAGGGGATCCCTGGTCTACATCCATGAGCGGGAGAACGGGGCCGTTATGGTGACCCCTTACAGCGTCCCCGAGAGGGAGGTCAAAGCCGTGGTTTTGGAGCCCTCCCCGATAATAGAACGGTTGATCGGCGAGAACTACCTCCTAGGCGCCGACGTCATAGAGGTGAGGTCCCCCAAGGTCATCTCGTCAGAGATAAGGGATAGGGTTAAACGCATATTGAAGAGGTTCGTGGGATTGGAGATAGTCGAGGAGGATTCGAAGAAGATAGTGATCCAATGCCTCCTGGAGCCCAGTATGCTCATGCCCGAGAAGGTGCTGAGGCGTATACATTTAATATCCCTGGAGATGGAGAAGGACGCCGTGGAATCCCTCCTCTCATCCGATGTGGAGCTGGCTGAAACCGTGGTGGAGAGGGACGAGGAAGTGGACAGGCTGTACTTCCTCATAGTCCGGCTTGTGAGGGCCGCCCTATCCCAGCCCTCCCTAGGGGAGAAACTATCCATAACGCCTATCGAATGTCTTGATTACAGGCTCCTGGCGAGCCTACTGGAGCACTTCGCAGACCATGCAGCCTCCATAGGTGCTATAGCCGCCTCGAACCTCCGACATGGCCTACATGGAGAGCCTAGAGAAACCCTGAAAAGGATAGGAGAATCTATCTATTCATTCTATAATGAAGCCTTCGCGGCGTTCCTGAGGAGGGATCTCCCCCTAGCGGAGTCTACAGCCAAGGAATGCAAGGGTATTAAAGAGGATCTGGCTAGATTCGAGGAACACCTCCTCCAATTAGATAAGGAGGCGAGGGAGAAGCTCACCTCAGCTGTGATCGCCCTAAACTCCATGTGCGGGATATGCGTGGATATAGCAGACCTAACCAGGGCCAGGTAG
- a CDS encoding metallophosphoesterase, whose amino-acid sequence MPGDRLKTCIERILREGYLIEAEAYNLLLSMDGEDLPRIVDGALRKAKEMEPQPLTITREMLEREASRAPPRQVSVPVSALRRPLAAEYEARMEVLLDPSEIVGSGGSLKDFHSHFEDRYRKLSRILMERSDVRDARPLSEALKSSRDKPVKSIVMISDKRERGNRIFLRIEDLEGEASAIVPSGDLTLYRKAQRLSLDQVVCLELARLDGALLLVRDIIFPGLPERKIVKTDTALSALLISDIHLGSKTFLYEEFDRLLRWLRGDLGNPRQRDRAGTVKYVVISGDLVDGVGVYPSQEYELEISSIYEQYAGISKYLELIPDYVEVIVIPGNHDAARQALPQPAIPREFAEPIYSLEVRSLGNPAWIKIEDRVFLLYHGTSFNDVISSVPGLSLGNPEEALRYLMEARHLAPSFGKSTPLAPELMDLLVVDRVPDVVQSGHIHVEGYENYRGTLLVSCAAWQAQTEYQRRMGLTPTTGKAVMLNLGSLDVRILDFKARGAPMAE is encoded by the coding sequence TTGCCGGGAGACAGGCTTAAGACCTGTATAGAGAGGATACTGAGGGAAGGCTACCTGATCGAGGCCGAAGCCTACAACCTACTTTTAAGCATGGATGGGGAGGACCTGCCTAGGATAGTGGACGGGGCCCTGAGGAAGGCTAAGGAGATGGAGCCCCAACCCTTGACGATCACCAGGGAGATGCTTGAAAGGGAGGCTTCTCGGGCTCCTCCGCGGCAAGTCTCCGTCCCCGTTTCGGCTTTAAGGAGGCCCCTGGCCGCCGAGTACGAGGCCCGGATGGAGGTCCTGCTCGACCCCTCGGAGATCGTGGGTTCAGGGGGCTCCCTAAAGGACTTCCACAGCCACTTCGAGGATAGATATAGGAAGTTGTCCAGGATACTCATGGAGAGGAGCGATGTAAGGGATGCCAGACCCCTCTCGGAGGCCCTCAAGTCCTCCAGGGATAAACCTGTGAAGTCCATAGTTATGATCTCCGATAAGAGGGAGAGGGGTAACCGCATATTCCTCAGGATAGAGGACCTGGAGGGGGAGGCCTCAGCGATCGTCCCCAGCGGCGATTTAACCCTATACCGTAAGGCTCAGAGGTTATCCCTGGACCAGGTGGTATGCCTGGAGCTTGCAAGGTTGGACGGCGCCCTGCTCTTGGTGAGGGACATCATATTCCCGGGCTTACCCGAGCGTAAGATAGTTAAAACCGATACAGCCCTATCGGCGCTGCTGATATCGGATATCCATCTTGGAAGTAAAACCTTCCTCTACGAGGAGTTCGATAGGCTGCTGAGATGGTTGAGGGGCGATCTCGGAAACCCTAGGCAGAGGGATAGGGCGGGCACCGTAAAGTACGTCGTGATCTCCGGGGATCTCGTGGACGGGGTCGGCGTCTACCCCAGCCAGGAGTACGAGCTCGAGATATCCAGTATATACGAGCAGTATGCCGGGATCTCGAAGTACCTCGAGCTGATCCCGGACTACGTGGAAGTCATAGTTATACCTGGGAACCATGACGCCGCCAGGCAGGCGTTGCCCCAGCCCGCCATACCTAGGGAGTTCGCGGAGCCCATTTACTCGCTTGAGGTTAGGTCCCTGGGGAACCCCGCCTGGATAAAGATCGAGGACAGGGTCTTCCTCCTATACCATGGGACGAGCTTCAACGACGTCATATCATCGGTTCCAGGGTTATCCCTCGGGAACCCGGAGGAGGCCCTCCGATACCTCATGGAGGCGAGGCATCTAGCCCCCTCCTTCGGGAAGTCAACCCCCCTGGCGCCCGAGCTGATGGATCTACTGGTCGTGGATAGGGTTCCGGACGTGGTCCAGTCAGGCCATATCCACGTGGAAGGCTACGAGAACTACAGAGGTACCCTCCTGGTGAGCTGTGCAGCCTGGCAGGCCCAGACGGAGTATCAGAGAAGAATGGGTTTAACCCCTACCACGGGGAAAGCCGTAATGTTGAACCTGGGCTCCCTGGACGTGAGGATATTGGACTTCAAGGCTAGAGGCGCCCCCATGGCGGAGTAG
- a CDS encoding DUF99 family protein, giving the protein MVGVDDGRFKKRRGGVDKTILVAVLFRGPSIEEVRINEVTIDGMDSTDSIHDMLKGLDFDFLLLSGATFAGFNVVDAQRLNRLLGKPIIIVIGEKPRDHAVREALKKHFEDWERRWSLMESLKPLFEAETSPGHNPIYFEVVGLDPEDASKLLKAYTFQGRLPEPVRVAGMIAKGLTSP; this is encoded by the coding sequence GTGGTAGGAGTCGACGATGGCAGGTTCAAGAAGCGTAGGGGAGGCGTGGATAAGACAATCCTGGTCGCCGTGCTGTTCAGGGGTCCCTCCATCGAGGAAGTGAGGATAAACGAGGTCACCATCGACGGGATGGACTCCACGGACTCGATCCATGACATGCTGAAGGGGTTAGACTTCGACTTCCTCCTCCTCAGCGGGGCCACGTTCGCGGGATTCAACGTGGTGGACGCCCAAAGGTTAAACAGGCTCCTAGGTAAGCCCATAATAATAGTTATAGGGGAGAAGCCCAGGGACCACGCGGTGAGGGAGGCCCTGAAGAAGCACTTCGAAGACTGGGAGAGGAGATGGAGCCTGATGGAATCCCTGAAGCCCTTATTCGAGGCTGAAACGAGCCCCGGCCACAACCCCATATACTTCGAGGTGGTCGGGTTGGATCCCGAAGATGCATCCAAGCTGTTGAAGGCTTATACGTTTCAGGGCAGGCTCCCGGAGCCCGTGAGAGTGGCCGGCATGATAGCTAAGGGGCTGACATCCCCGTGA
- a CDS encoding orc1/cdc6 family replication initiation protein, which produces MLLPLEERRLSQDHVLDEIFDRFLSGDGIFKNRDVLRHDYIPDKLPHRDEEIRKVANILAPSLKGSKISNAFIYGKTGTGKTAVARYVLNHLEGKAKVIGSPLSVCYVNCRLAGTNYRVLADLCRSVGLDVPFTGLAVTELLDRFKDRLNSSAMIELVVLDEIDALVKRQEDDSILYELTRVNESLSESWVGLVGISNDLHFKEFLDARVLSCLSEEEVVFRPYLADELYDILAERAAEAFKPGVLDESSLRLCAALAAKEHGDARRALDLLRVAGEIAEREGSTVVSESHVRVALKKIENDRFIEALKFLPLHQKIIVLSAFSLRKVHEEGLITGDLYQTYLDMCGEVEVEPLTQRRISGLINELDAMGLLNARVVSFGRHGRTKKIKIGIPDNAVIEVFSDDPIVGRLLNHVHRGVSGSKGGRSRRWQVQEA; this is translated from the coding sequence ATGCTTTTGCCCCTGGAGGAGCGGCGTTTGTCTCAGGATCATGTCTTAGATGAGATATTCGATAGGTTCCTGTCGGGGGATGGAATATTTAAGAACAGGGATGTCCTACGCCACGATTATATTCCCGATAAGCTCCCCCACAGGGATGAGGAGATAAGGAAGGTCGCTAACATCCTTGCGCCTTCCCTTAAGGGTTCGAAGATATCCAACGCCTTCATTTACGGCAAGACAGGTACCGGGAAGACCGCTGTGGCTAGGTACGTCCTAAACCATCTCGAGGGTAAAGCTAAGGTTATAGGTTCTCCCCTCAGCGTATGCTATGTGAACTGTAGGTTGGCTGGGACGAACTATAGGGTTCTAGCTGACCTGTGCCGCTCTGTGGGTTTAGATGTCCCCTTCACGGGATTGGCTGTGACGGAGCTCCTAGACCGGTTCAAGGATAGGCTTAACTCCTCCGCTATGATCGAGCTCGTAGTATTGGATGAGATAGATGCCCTGGTTAAGAGGCAGGAGGATGACTCCATACTCTATGAGCTCACCCGCGTCAACGAGAGCTTGTCTGAGAGCTGGGTTGGATTGGTGGGGATCTCCAACGACCTCCACTTCAAGGAGTTCCTCGACGCCAGGGTTTTAAGCTGCCTCAGCGAGGAGGAGGTTGTGTTCAGGCCATACCTCGCCGACGAGCTCTATGATATACTCGCTGAGAGGGCTGCGGAGGCTTTCAAGCCGGGCGTGTTGGATGAGTCCTCCCTCAGGCTCTGCGCGGCCTTGGCCGCTAAGGAGCATGGGGATGCCCGTAGGGCTCTGGATCTCTTAAGGGTGGCTGGGGAGATAGCCGAGAGGGAGGGGTCCACCGTGGTCTCTGAGTCACACGTCAGGGTTGCCTTGAAGAAGATAGAGAACGACAGGTTCATAGAGGCCCTGAAGTTCCTGCCATTACATCAGAAAATCATTGTTTTAAGCGCCTTTTCTTTAAGGAAGGTTCATGAAGAAGGCCTTATAACGGGGGATCTATACCAGACTTACCTGGACATGTGCGGCGAGGTCGAGGTCGAACCCCTAACCCAGCGGAGGATCAGCGGCCTAATAAACGAGTTGGACGCCATGGGCCTGCTGAACGCCAGGGTCGTAAGCTTCGGAAGGCATGGAAGAACCAAAAAGATTAAAATAGGGATCCCCGACAATGCTGTAATCGAAGTATTCTCGGATGACCCCATAGTTGGAAGGCTACTCAATCATGTCCACAGGGGAGTATCGGGAAGCAAGGGTGGTAGGAGTCGACGATGGCAGGTTCAAGAAGCGTAG
- a CDS encoding glycosyltransferase family 39 protein, translating into MPMNTRAITSRIEPLVPAFILVVLAAPVIPAYEALLFDETWYVPAARRFLDSHVYERVEHPPLGQLLISAGILLLGDNPRGWRTPSLAFAAASLILTYYVAGELSKRRIVALTSSMLLASEKLFFTFSTIGVLDMFFIAFSLLSVYAALKGRVIPSALALAAGLCCKLTAVLFLPVILLILFIGKSKNPETSMGEKILAAAKWLVLTVASFLVFLYLFDGLYSAADGAEEAVIRNPIRHVSHMVGIHTSGNWPSGYGEPPWTWIIQPRNYYLGGVSLIGNGPFETLNPFIYGLTFIAMPHSLWSSIRTRDPKSTLSWAWFTSTYVIWIPLYFVVQRPLFSFYLLPAIPIMCSTAASFLNGDRRTQCLFAVLNLTFFLLFQYPMRMVISGM; encoded by the coding sequence GTGCCCATGAATACGAGGGCTATAACGAGCCGCATCGAACCGTTGGTCCCAGCGTTCATCCTGGTGGTCCTCGCAGCCCCGGTGATCCCCGCCTACGAAGCCCTACTATTCGATGAGACATGGTACGTGCCCGCGGCTAGGAGGTTCCTGGACTCCCATGTATACGAGAGGGTGGAGCATCCCCCATTGGGGCAGCTGCTGATCTCGGCCGGCATCCTGCTACTAGGAGACAACCCTAGGGGATGGCGGACCCCGAGCTTAGCGTTCGCCGCAGCCTCCCTCATCTTAACTTACTATGTGGCGGGGGAGCTTTCTAAGAGGAGGATCGTAGCCTTAACCTCATCGATGCTCCTCGCATCGGAGAAGCTTTTCTTCACGTTCTCAACCATAGGAGTCCTAGACATGTTCTTCATAGCTTTCTCCCTACTGTCCGTGTACGCGGCCCTTAAAGGGCGTGTGATCCCATCGGCTTTGGCCTTGGCTGCGGGGCTCTGCTGCAAATTAACGGCGGTGCTGTTCCTCCCAGTAATTCTGCTGATACTCTTCATCGGGAAGTCCAAAAACCCGGAGACATCTATGGGGGAGAAGATTTTGGCGGCGGCTAAATGGCTGGTCCTCACAGTAGCCTCATTCCTCGTATTTCTATACTTATTCGACGGCCTTTACTCCGCCGCGGATGGCGCCGAGGAGGCAGTGATACGTAACCCTATACGCCACGTATCCCATATGGTCGGGATCCATACGTCGGGAAACTGGCCCTCAGGCTACGGCGAACCCCCCTGGACCTGGATCATCCAGCCTAGAAACTATTATCTAGGCGGGGTATCCCTCATAGGGAACGGGCCCTTCGAAACCCTGAACCCCTTCATATACGGTTTAACCTTTATAGCCATGCCCCACTCCCTGTGGAGCTCCATAAGAACCAGGGATCCCAAATCAACTTTATCCTGGGCATGGTTCACCTCCACATATGTGATCTGGATACCGTTGTACTTCGTGGTGCAGAGGCCCCTCTTCTCCTTCTACCTGCTCCCGGCGATCCCCATAATGTGCAGCACAGCCGCATCATTCCTCAACGGGGATAGGAGAACCCAATGCTTGTTCGCCGTCCTCAACCTCACCTTCTTCCTCTTGTTCCAATATCCTATGCGCATGGTTATCTCCGGTATGTGA
- a CDS encoding DNA polymerase II large subunit — protein sequence MQVRDEDGLDDYFQRLEDMFSKAYSIASEARSKGLDPEAEPEPRVTMDLAERVEKSVGPKGVAARIRSLSNLMPREEVAFKIAEEIVEGAFQGEGLSAADQAVRTALAILGEGVTVAPIQGIVRVDERRNPDGTSYLSIYFAGPIRSAGGTEMALTLIVADFVRRLLGLDRYKATDEEAKRFVEELRTYERAVARFQYRFPDEVIYNAVLRLPVEVTGVETDPVEVPTFRNLRRIETNRVRGGALRVLNDGLLGRANKALKIIDKLGISGWEWLRDIKAELQNSVSRELMFLEDVIAGRPVFSFPAMNGGFRLRYGRARNTGLASYGVHPSTMGVLRGFIATGTQLRLEKPGKAGIIVSVDMVEPPIVRLRDGSVVRANGLPADALGSIEKILFLGDILVGFGEFIENNKPLDPPGYVEEWWAEDLRSRIHGGDLEGPSRETGIPAERLEKLIGEPLKSKPTPEEAFKLSRILGVPLHPSYTYFWELAEPREILLLRSEIAGAAKEGIPGELRIALRKEVKLLLERLCIPHMVEGDRIVFRGEEALVLMETLNPSGSMEAGDHGSPLELIRSLSGVEVRAKGGTFIGARMGRPEKAKPREMKPLVHGLFPVGLAGGQRRNLVEAARLGVVEVELVNRTCPRCGLEAYSRACPRCGSETTIKYVCPNCRFESARPGPCPRCRTTLLGYSKRSIDLGSILRDGCRRLGLNPPELIKGVKGLTNDLKIPEPVEKGVLRALYDLSVFKDGTVRFDMTNAVLTHFKPSEVGLTLDKALELGYTHDYKGEPLKDPEQICALKLQDIIVPKGCGDYLLKAAKFIDDLLKRFYGLEPFYRAETRNDLIGHLVIGLSPHTSVGVVGRIIGYSDTNVCFAHPMWHAAKRRDCDGDEDSVSLALDVLLNFSRMYLPSRIGGLMDAPLLITLRILPTEVARQAFNIEAVWRLPREFYEAAVEGADSKRIAEHVELVYHRLCTPRQFSQIPFTHETSDINEGNHKNSYSELPTMLDKVNGQLELADAIAAVDAREVARRVVSTHFMRDLAGNLKAYSSQKVRCKRCNSKYRRIPLTGRCLRCGGELALTVYRRSIEKYLEVARRIVLKYGTGEYHEQRLKLITNEINSLFREEAAGRGGVEEGGGYAQKNLSDFM from the coding sequence TTGCAGGTGAGAGATGAGGATGGGCTCGACGATTATTTCCAACGTTTAGAGGATATGTTCTCCAAAGCCTACTCGATAGCTTCGGAGGCTAGGTCTAAGGGTTTGGATCCCGAGGCTGAGCCTGAGCCCAGGGTCACCATGGATCTAGCCGAGAGGGTTGAAAAATCAGTCGGCCCTAAGGGCGTGGCAGCCCGTATAAGGAGTCTGAGCAACCTCATGCCTAGGGAGGAGGTGGCCTTCAAGATAGCCGAGGAGATAGTGGAGGGGGCCTTCCAAGGCGAGGGATTATCCGCGGCCGACCAGGCCGTCAGGACCGCCCTGGCGATACTGGGCGAAGGCGTGACTGTGGCCCCAATCCAGGGCATAGTCAGGGTCGATGAGAGGAGGAACCCGGACGGGACAAGCTACCTCTCCATATACTTCGCAGGCCCGATAAGATCCGCGGGGGGTACGGAGATGGCTTTAACCCTCATAGTGGCGGATTTCGTCAGGCGGCTTCTAGGGTTGGACCGGTATAAGGCCACGGATGAGGAGGCTAAGCGCTTCGTGGAGGAGCTTAGGACTTATGAGAGGGCTGTAGCCCGTTTCCAGTACAGGTTCCCCGATGAAGTCATATATAACGCGGTGCTCCGCCTCCCCGTCGAGGTCACAGGGGTTGAGACGGATCCCGTGGAGGTCCCCACCTTCAGGAACCTCAGGAGGATAGAGACCAACAGGGTCCGCGGAGGCGCCCTGAGGGTTCTAAACGACGGCCTCCTGGGCAGGGCCAATAAGGCCCTGAAGATAATCGATAAGCTGGGGATCTCCGGTTGGGAATGGCTTAGGGATATAAAGGCGGAGCTGCAAAACTCGGTCTCAAGGGAGCTCATGTTCCTGGAGGACGTGATCGCAGGCCGCCCCGTTTTCTCGTTCCCAGCCATGAACGGGGGCTTCAGGCTTAGATATGGGAGGGCTAGGAACACGGGGTTGGCGAGCTACGGGGTTCACCCCTCCACCATGGGGGTTCTCCGGGGATTCATAGCCACGGGCACCCAGCTCCGCCTGGAGAAGCCCGGGAAGGCAGGTATAATCGTATCGGTGGACATGGTTGAACCCCCCATAGTTAGGCTTAGGGACGGCTCGGTGGTCAGGGCGAATGGGCTCCCAGCGGATGCCCTGGGATCCATCGAGAAGATACTCTTCCTAGGCGACATACTGGTGGGGTTCGGCGAATTCATAGAGAACAATAAGCCTTTGGATCCGCCGGGCTACGTGGAGGAGTGGTGGGCTGAGGATCTCCGATCCAGGATCCACGGAGGGGACTTGGAGGGGCCATCCAGGGAAACCGGCATCCCCGCGGAGAGGCTGGAGAAGCTTATAGGGGAGCCCTTGAAGAGCAAGCCGACCCCGGAGGAGGCCTTCAAGCTCTCCAGGATCCTCGGCGTCCCCCTGCATCCAAGCTACACCTATTTCTGGGAGCTCGCCGAGCCCCGTGAAATACTCCTCCTGAGGAGCGAGATAGCTGGGGCGGCCAAGGAGGGGATCCCAGGGGAGCTTCGGATAGCCCTGAGGAAGGAGGTGAAGCTGCTCCTCGAGAGGCTTTGCATACCCCACATGGTCGAAGGAGACCGCATAGTCTTCAGGGGGGAGGAAGCCCTGGTCCTCATGGAGACCCTGAACCCCTCAGGATCCATGGAAGCCGGCGATCACGGGTCCCCGCTGGAGCTCATAAGAAGCCTCTCAGGAGTTGAGGTAAGGGCTAAGGGTGGGACCTTCATAGGGGCCAGGATGGGGCGGCCTGAGAAGGCTAAGCCTAGGGAGATGAAACCCCTAGTCCACGGCTTATTCCCAGTAGGGCTCGCCGGAGGCCAGAGGCGTAACCTGGTCGAGGCTGCGAGGCTTGGAGTGGTCGAGGTGGAACTGGTGAACAGGACATGCCCCAGATGCGGCTTAGAGGCTTACTCGAGGGCGTGTCCTCGATGCGGCTCAGAGACCACTATAAAATATGTCTGCCCCAACTGCAGGTTTGAATCCGCGAGGCCTGGGCCTTGTCCGAGGTGCAGGACGACCCTGCTGGGCTACTCCAAGAGAAGCATAGATTTAGGCTCCATACTCCGCGATGGCTGCAGGAGGCTGGGCTTAAACCCCCCAGAGCTGATTAAAGGCGTTAAGGGGCTCACCAACGACCTTAAAATCCCTGAGCCCGTCGAGAAAGGGGTTCTAAGGGCCCTATACGACCTCTCAGTGTTTAAGGACGGCACCGTGAGATTCGATATGACCAACGCCGTCCTAACCCATTTCAAGCCTTCTGAGGTGGGGTTAACCCTCGATAAGGCCTTGGAGCTAGGCTACACCCACGACTACAAGGGGGAGCCCCTGAAGGACCCCGAGCAGATATGCGCCTTGAAGCTTCAGGACATCATAGTCCCTAAGGGCTGCGGGGACTACCTGCTCAAAGCCGCCAAGTTCATAGATGACCTGTTGAAGAGGTTTTATGGGCTGGAGCCCTTCTATAGGGCTGAGACCAGGAACGATCTAATAGGGCACCTGGTCATAGGCTTATCCCCGCACACATCGGTGGGGGTGGTGGGGAGGATCATAGGATACTCCGACACCAATGTATGCTTCGCCCATCCTATGTGGCATGCGGCTAAGAGGAGGGACTGCGATGGGGACGAGGACAGCGTATCCCTGGCCCTGGACGTGCTCCTAAACTTTTCTAGGATGTATCTCCCGTCGAGGATCGGGGGCCTCATGGATGCGCCCCTCCTGATAACGTTGAGGATCCTGCCCACGGAGGTGGCGAGGCAGGCCTTCAACATCGAGGCCGTCTGGAGGCTGCCTAGAGAGTTCTATGAGGCGGCCGTGGAGGGAGCGGACTCCAAGAGGATCGCCGAACACGTGGAGCTGGTATATCATAGGCTTTGCACCCCTAGACAGTTCAGCCAGATACCCTTCACCCATGAAACCTCGGATATAAACGAGGGCAACCATAAGAACAGCTACAGCGAATTGCCGACGATGCTCGACAAGGTCAACGGGCAGCTCGAACTGGCCGATGCCATAGCCGCCGTGGACGCGAGGGAGGTGGCCAGGAGGGTTGTCTCAACCCATTTCATGAGGGATCTAGCTGGAAACCTGAAGGCCTATTCAAGCCAGAAGGTGAGATGTAAGAGGTGCAACTCCAAGTATAGGCGTATACCATTGACCGGTAGATGCCTCAGATGCGGGGGGGAACTCGCCCTGACGGTCTACCGGAGATCCATAGAGAAGTACCTAGAGGTGGCTCGAAGGATAGTCCTAAAGTACGGTACAGGTGAATACCATGAGCAGCGCCTCAAACTGATAACCAACGAGATAAACTCCCTGTTCAGGGAGGAAGCCGCGGGGAGGGGCGGCGTAGAGGAAGGCGGGGGATACGCGCAGAAGAACCTATCCGACTTCATGTGA
- the hflX gene encoding GTPase HflX, giving the protein MKALVVECRLPGRPSRLDEVASMARTIGYDVVARILQNRNSVHHSYTIGSGKLEEIKRIVEEKGVGTIIFANTLPSSHVFKVQRRIGNDVRVIDRNLLILELFDTRAMTVEAKLQIQLARLKYTFSWGREYLKLKGILGEQVGWSGPGDYPFKEYEKAARRRISLIRRRLEEIRFKRDLLRLRRRNLGYPIVALAGYTQSGKTTLFNRLTAEDKTVGLGPFTTLSTYARRVEPAEGKPFILVDSIGFIDEMHPIIVDAFTATLREIADADVILLLIDASLDPETLSRHLGSSEAILRRIDVRGRMIGCLNKIDLVDEEQLRRAEAVAYSHLPATPLITISAEKGLNLDGLIRIVQETLEAEHPITV; this is encoded by the coding sequence ATGAAGGCTTTGGTTGTTGAGTGTAGGCTTCCGGGCAGGCCTTCAAGGCTGGATGAAGTCGCGAGCATGGCTAGGACCATAGGATACGATGTGGTGGCTAGGATCCTCCAGAACAGGAATAGCGTCCACCACTCCTACACGATAGGCAGCGGGAAGCTTGAAGAGATTAAACGCATAGTCGAGGAGAAAGGGGTTGGAACCATCATATTCGCCAATACGCTGCCGAGCTCCCACGTATTTAAGGTTCAGAGGAGGATCGGGAACGATGTAAGGGTCATCGACCGGAACCTCCTCATCCTCGAATTGTTCGATACCAGGGCTATGACCGTTGAGGCCAAGCTCCAGATACAGCTCGCCCGCCTCAAATACACCTTCTCATGGGGCAGGGAATACCTCAAGCTCAAGGGGATCCTCGGGGAGCAGGTGGGATGGAGCGGCCCCGGAGACTATCCCTTCAAGGAGTATGAGAAGGCCGCCCGCAGGAGGATAAGCCTGATAAGGCGCAGGCTCGAGGAGATAAGGTTTAAACGCGACCTCCTCAGGCTTAGGAGGAGGAATCTCGGATACCCCATAGTAGCCTTAGCGGGGTACACCCAGAGCGGCAAGACAACGCTCTTCAACCGGCTCACGGCCGAGGATAAGACCGTGGGCCTAGGACCCTTCACGACGCTCTCCACGTATGCCCGCCGGGTAGAACCCGCCGAGGGGAAACCCTTCATCCTAGTCGACTCCATAGGATTCATAGATGAGATGCACCCCATAATAGTGGACGCCTTCACGGCCACCCTCAGGGAGATAGCCGACGCAGACGTAATCCTACTACTAATAGATGCAAGCCTAGACCCTGAAACCCTGAGCAGGCACCTAGGCTCCTCCGAGGCGATCCTGAGGAGGATAGACGTAAGGGGGAGGATGATAGGATGCCTGAACAAGATAGATCTGGTGGACGAGGAGCAGCTCAGAAGGGCTGAGGCAGTAGCCTACTCGCACCTCCCGGCTACACCACTTATAACCATAAGCGCCGAGAAGGGCCTCAACCTAGACGGGCTCATAAGGATAGTCCAGGAAACCCTAGAGGCGGAACATCCCATAACCGTTTAA
- a CDS encoding 50S ribosome-binding GTPase, translated as MRLDTVRAKAVRGFMPRTGGRGSWFRVRRIIDEANIILEVLDSRDPLGTRSLELERLVRRRGKDLLLALNKADLVPENVLNDWIGFFKSRGYRVFPLSARGRRTILPLEEYLKSTGKRRIVLAVVGYPNVGKSTIINRLKGRRVAGTSPIPGYTRGEKMVRVDDRLILVDTPGVLPVGRTDPSSLALKGFIPPEKLRDPLTPALKLLREVLDSMPKLLSETYGIEENDPYELLEALAHKRGLLLKGGELNIEEAARLILRDWQTGKLRFYREIP; from the coding sequence TTGAGGCTGGACACGGTGAGGGCTAAAGCGGTCAGGGGATTCATGCCTAGAACCGGAGGGAGGGGTTCATGGTTTAGGGTTAGGCGTATCATCGATGAGGCCAATATCATATTGGAGGTCCTGGATTCACGGGATCCCCTTGGGACGAGGAGCTTGGAGTTGGAGAGGCTTGTGAGGAGGCGCGGCAAGGATCTCCTGCTCGCCTTGAACAAGGCCGACCTAGTACCCGAAAACGTCCTCAACGATTGGATAGGCTTCTTCAAGTCCAGGGGCTACAGGGTCTTCCCCCTGAGTGCGAGGGGGAGAAGGACCATACTCCCCCTGGAGGAGTATTTAAAGTCGACGGGGAAGAGGCGGATCGTCCTGGCGGTGGTGGGCTACCCTAACGTCGGGAAATCCACGATAATTAACCGTCTTAAGGGTCGGCGGGTCGCCGGGACATCGCCTATACCCGGGTATACGAGGGGGGAGAAGATGGTTAGGGTGGATGACCGTCTGATCCTGGTGGATACCCCCGGGGTCCTCCCAGTAGGGAGGACGGATCCATCCAGCCTCGCCCTCAAGGGCTTCATCCCCCCTGAGAAGCTTAGAGACCCTTTAACCCCCGCCCTGAAGCTCCTAAGGGAAGTGCTGGATTCGATGCCCAAGCTTCTAAGTGAAACCTATGGGATCGAAGAGAATGACCCCTATGAGCTCCTGGAAGCCCTAGCCCATAAGAGGGGCCTCCTGCTTAAGGGTGGAGAACTAAACATCGAGGAGGCTGCGAGGCTGATCCTAAGGGACTGGCAGACTGGAAAACTCAGGTTCTACAGGGAGATCCCGTGA